Proteins co-encoded in one Plasmodium sp. gorilla clade G2 genome assembly, chromosome: 9 genomic window:
- a CDS encoding arginase, with protein sequence MLDTIESYIKNHKEKENLYVKKNVSIIGSPLAAGQPLGGVQLACDDLRKLGLHNVIDMLGWKYEDIGNVENVYNEMKQEKKHNNHINHINHNNDNNNYIPNGVIKEKKHELSNNKMNGHVNHNLYDNYEENNVISPKDKYQNSCYYDNIRNVKEIGIFNKNLFDTMSNELRKKNFVLNIGGDHGVAFGSILSSLQIYENLRVIWIDAHGDINIPETSPSGNYHGMTLAHTLGLFKKKVPYFEWSEKLTYLKPENTAIIGIRDIDAYEKIILKKCNINYYTIFDIEKNGIYKTICSALEKIDPNSNCPIHISFDIDSVDNVFAPGTGTVAKGGLNYREINLLMKILAETKRVVSMDLVEYNPFLDEQDQKVHGDALPILDNATKTGKLCLELIARVLGYDIV encoded by the coding sequence atgttggATACTATTGAAAGTTATATCAAAAATCACAAGGAAAAGGAAAACCTTTATGTTAAGAAAAACGTTTCCATTATTGGTTCTCCTCTTGCTGCTGGTCAACCTCTTGGGGGTGTGCAATTAGCATGTGATGACTTGAGAAAATTAGGTTTACATAATGTTATAGATATGTTAGGCTGGAAATATGAAGATATAGGCAATGTAGAGaatgtatataatgaaatgaaacaagaaaaaaaacataataatcatattaaCCATATAAAccataataatgataataataattatattcctAATGGTGTaattaaagaaaagaaaCATGAATtgtcaaataataaaatgaatggaCATGTGaatcataatttatatgacaATTATGAAGAGAATAATGTAATATCACCAAAAGATAAGTATCAAAATAGTtgttattatgataatataaggAATGTAAAAGAAATTGGTATAttcaataaaaatttatttgataCTATGAGCAAtgaattaagaaaaaaaaattttgtattAAATATAGGAGGGGACCATGGTGTAGCTTTTGGTAGTATCCTAAGCTcattacaaatatatgaaaatttaaGAGTTATATGGATAGATGCTCATGGAGATATAAACATACCAGAAACATCTCCATCTGGTAATTATCATGGTATGACATTAGCACACACATTAGggttattcaaaaaaaaagttcCATATTTTGAATGGTCCGaaaaattaacatatttaaaaCCAGAAAATACAGCTATTATAGGAATAAGAGATATAGATgcatatgaaaaaattattttaaaaaaatgtaatattaattattatactaTTTttgatatagaaaaaaatggtATCTATAAAACAATTTGTTCAGCATTAGAAAAAATAGATCCAAATTCAAATTGCCCTATCCATATTTCTTTTGATATAGATAGTGTTGATAATGTATTTGCCCCAGGAACAGGTACTGTAGCTAAGGGAGGATTAAATTATAgagaaattaatttattaatgaaaatattagcTGAAACAAAAAGAGTTGTCTCTATGGATTTAGTTGAATATAATCCATTTCTTGATGAACAAGATCAAAAAGTTCATGGAGATGCATTACCTATATTAGATAATGCAACAAAAACAGGAAAATTATGTTTAGAACTTATAGCACGAGTTTTAGGATACGATATAGTCTAA
- a CDS encoding zinc finger protein, putative, whose amino-acid sequence MSVNTSKKGYNKYMDKRMYLNNNNNNNNNNNNSNSNSNSNSNSSNVNQKEKMPQGQNNSNCNSNNEEYRNLKKDDNMSNVVNTSERRILFYKTKICPWYIKGKCERRKTCLYAHAQNELRELPNLCKTSLCPKLKINELCNDKKCKYAHTNIELRATENLYKTALCESFIKGKCFSGQFCRYAHGHNELRENPMEITDKNIIIGTSKNKSDKQEYDKKKNSSNSSNNNSNNSNNSNSSNNNSNNSNNSNNINNSNNNNNNNNNNNMNHHINSNSSNSSNHINNNVDSNKRNETYCIFPKKKEIYFNKVNALTEDDGIYDITETIDPQLLNDSNTDNSYECNKKGAAVISSNNANNNTPTEYVLKNGIKNAKNNMNSNNINPNINVVNNGNASVAHMNHMMFNNMHHMNGMNHMNGMNHMNGMNHMNNMNHMNGMNHMNNMNLMNNMNHMNNLNLMNNMNQINNMNHINVNMNSFINGNMNHMTALNHMNPMNMNMNLNHMNNMNNLNHMNFNMNPMNFNMNHMNHINNNNNNSNNCGNGIIPPVMNTSLENYNKTEDNSKFNEEQFLNDNLNVLGFLEESTCGEKFGRCSSTNNLLTDINSTNKQDSNNFTYNNCTNMDGIYNNNMKYNNIHNMNASALSSNTVNNNYNNMPANANMNYSSNNNMEDNFNNFNNNNAEKFNYEDFFFGTISNNHPNNNTLSNNIILNNDEVLHSRTQALNSYIMNDDVNNNTAPSTGRESSNNEEMLNNKMVINNDTYNKEKENKTNNNTTNNINNNAENNVVTWEDFSLFGKSKAPISENDYFKIFNYGICNNVDNKLYENCDAYKNDIEKYDKSLFIL is encoded by the coding sequence ATGAGTGTAAATACAAGTAAGAAAGGTTATAATAAGTATATGGATAAAAGAATGTacttgaataataataataataacaataataataataataatagtaatagtaatagtaatagtaatagtaatagtagtaACGTGAATCAAAAAGAGAAGATGCCACAAGGTCAGAATAATAGTAAttgtaatagtaataatgaaGAGTATCGTAATTTAAAGaaagatgataatatgagTAATGTTGTGAATACAAGTGAGAGacgaattttattttataaaactaAAATATGTCCTTGGTATATTAAAGGAAAATGTGAAAGAAGAAAAACTTGTTTATATGCTCATGCTCAAAATGAATTAAGAGAATTACCAAATTTATGTAAAACAAGTTTATGTcctaaattaaaaataaatgaattatgtaatgataaaaaatgtaaatatgcTCATACAAATATAGAATTAAGAGCAAcagaaaatttatataaaactgCATTATGTGAGAGTTTTATTAAAGGTAAATGTTTTTCTGGACAATTTTGTAGATATGCTCATGGTCATAATGAATTAAGAGAAAACCCCATGGAAATAactgataaaaatattattattggtACTAGTAAAAATAAGAGTGATAAGCAAGAATATGACAAGAAAAAGAATTCTAGTAATAGTAGTAACAACAACAGCAATAATAGCAACAACAGTAATAGTAGTAACAACAACAGCAATAATAGCAATAATAGCAATAATATCAACAACAGCAAcaataacaacaacaacaataataataataatatgaatcatcatattaatagcaatagtagtaatagtagtaatcatattaataataatgtggattcaaataaaagaaatgaaacCTATTGTATATTTCCaaagaagaaagaaatatattttaataaagttAATGCATTGACAGAAGATGATGGAATTTATGATATTACTGAAACAATTGATCCtcaattattaaatgatagtAATACTGACAATTCATAtgaatgtaataaaaaaggtGCAGCGGTTATAAGTTCTAATAAtgctaataataatacaccTACTGagtatgtattaaaaaatggaataaaGAATGCtaagaataatatgaacagtaataatataaatccaAATATTAATGTTGTTAATAATGGTAATGCTAGTGTTGCACATATGAATCATATGATGTTCAATAATATGCATCACATGAATGGTATGAATCATATGAATGGCATGAATCATATGAATGGTATgaatcatatgaataatatgaatcatATGAATGGTATgaatcatatgaataatatgaaccttatgaataatatgaatcatatgaataatttgaaccttatgaataatatgaatcaaataaataatatgaaccaTATTAATGTGAATATGAATAGTTTTATTAATGGAAACATGAATCACATGACCGCCTTAAATCATATGAACCCAATGAATATGAACATGAATCTaaatcatatgaataatatgaataatttaaatcATATGAACTTTAATATGAACCCTATGAATTTCAATATGAATCATATGAACCAcataaataacaataataataatagtaataattgtGGTAATGGTATTATTCCTCCTGTTATGAATACATCAttagaaaattataacaaGACAGAAGACAATAGCAAATTTAATGAAGAACAATTTTTGAACGACAACTTAAATGTATTAGGTTTTCTTGAAGAATCTACATGTGGAGAAAAATTTGGAAGGTGTTCAAGTACCAACAATTTGTTAACCGATATCAATAGTACTAATAAACAAGACAGTaataattttacatataacaACTGCACAAATATGGATggcatatataataataacatgaaatataataatatacataatatgaATGCTTCAGCACTCTCTTCTAACACAgtgaataataattataataatatgccaGCCAATGcaaatatgaattattccagtaataataatatggaggacaattttaataactttaataacaataatgcCGAGAAATTTAATTATGAGGATTTTTTCTTTGGAACAATTTCGAATAATCATCCTAATAACAATACATTGagcaataatattatattaaataacgATGAGGTATTACATAGTAGAACTCAAGCATTAAACAGTTATATTATGAATGatgatgtaaataataatacagcACCTTCAACCGGAAGAGAAAGTAGTAACAATGAAGAAatgttaaataataaaatggtaataaataatgatacttataataaagaaaaagaaaataaaacaaataacaatacaacaaataatattaataataatgctGAAAATAATGTAGTTACATGGGAagatttttctttatttggaAAATCTAAAGCACCTATCTCAGAAAATGATTACTTTAAAATTTTCAACTATGGAATATGTAACAATGTGGATAATAAATTGTATGAAAATTGTGatgcatataaaaatgaCATTGAAAAGTATGACAaatctttatttattctttaa
- a CDS encoding leucine-rich repeat protein, producing MNEQNYHVNDKQNTFLFYEKIYEGDDRCLFNIIISFKKLKIYNEKDFEEVINLNGENILKDIVKIEEQLQRNTYNNEITKEEKNKSKSKNKNEKYFDIDEHINKEMDNININQINYNNNNNKYDICDDIYKNCKNQFDIINAYNNSNINSHILNKKSEREEKKLCVIWDLDLSYNYFKEISLDNIFSIMIKKNIISDKNIIQLNNLRTLNLRKNNLIYFPYISKFVLDGLIDLYISHNYIEGCKNYMDEMNNMKNVDKNIYDKEINNKINNNINNNNNLYYEGMWNNIVPNLKNIYLQNNYLESFFSLKYLINKHKNIKYINISFNKINFLTDLFILKNVEHINLSYNTFMNLQSNMTSDGLTKNINNIKHKKNDINNNNNNNMDELIENDEEISINVDHTIKQKDVPFYLEGRENRNMLNLEPTYKNNYDNDNKIIFHNFLLNLKIFFPCLKNLNIKYTAVYYKFKLYIKKEDYKDELNCFIDFK from the coding sequence ATGAATGAACAAAATTATCATGTGAATGATAAGCAAAACacgtttttattttatgaaaaaatatatgaaggTGATGACAGATgcctttttaatataattataagttttaaaaaattgaaaatatataatgaaaaagattTTGAAGAAGTTATAAATTTGAATGgagaaaatatattgaaagaTATTGTAAAGATAGAGGAGCAGTTACAAAggaatacatataataatgagataacaaaagaggaaaaaaacaaaagtaaaagtaaaaataaaaatgaaaaatattttgatatagatgaacatataaataaagaaatggataatataaatattaatcaaatcaattataataataataataataaatatgatatttgtgatgatatttataaaaattgtaaaaaccaatttgatattattaacgcatataataattctaatATAAATAGTCATATactaaataaaaaatctgaaagagaagaaaaaaaattgtgtGTAATATGGGACCTtgatttatcatataattattttaaagaaatttctttagataatatattttcaattatgataaaaaaaaatattatcagtgataagaatattatacaattaaataatttaagaaCATTAAACTTGAGGaagaataatttaatatattttccttatatttcaaaatttGTATTGGATGGCTTAATTGATTTATACATAtcacataattatatagaagGATGTAAGAATTATATGGatgaaatgaataatatgaaaaatgtagataaaaatatatatgacaaagaaataaataataaaataaataataatataaataataataacaatttatattatgaaggTATGTGGAATAATATAGTAcctaatttaaaaaatatttatttacaaaataattatttggaatcttttttttctttaaaatatttaattaataaacataaaaatataaaatatataaatatcagttttaataaaattaatttcttAACAGATTTATTTATCTTAAAAAATGTAGAACATATAAACTTGTCTTATAATACTTTTATGAACCTACAAAGTAATATGACATCAGATGgattaacaaaaaatataaataatataaaacacaaaaaaaacgatataaataataataataataataatatggatgagTTAATTGAGAACGATGAAGAAATATCTATAAATGTAGATCACACGATTAAACAAAAAGATGTACCTTTTTATCTTGAAGGACGAGAAAATAGGAATATGTTAAATTTGGAGcctacatataaaaataattatgataatgataataaaattatatttcataattttttattaaatttgaaaattttttttccatgtttaaaaaatttaaatataaaatatacagcAGTTTACTATAAATttaagttatatataaagaaggaAGATTATAAGGATGAATTGAATTGTTTTATtgattttaaataa
- a CDS encoding tubulin-specific chaperone, putative, giving the protein MNEYVQVDFIHNMFKNKTWKEIKLNKFDSIKNIKKKIYTHTGTSYDNMNLYAYDENDIDNTQVFLSNDEYCLNDYNVKDNYIIYIQENNKTYNSDDIIYNLDDEQKLQKLAHLKYTMNDDEYDKRPDNIRNFLKKLREKNKTQTNLYNQQEEGNNKINDNDPINSSNIINNSYDQELYQIGKRCRIKLGDRRGILKFVGNIKNNNDIYVGVDLDEPLGNSDGMYKKTKLFECKGDKYGYIGNINSIEVGDFPPFDIMDMEEF; this is encoded by the coding sequence atGAATGAATACGTTCAAGTTGACTTTATACATAACATGTTTAAGAATAAAACATGGAAAGAAATAAAACTAAATAAATTCGATAGTATtaagaatataaagaaaaaaatatatactcaCACAGGTACttcatatgataatatgaacCTGTATGCCTATGATGAAAACGATATAGATAATACTCAAGTTTTTTTGAGTAATGATGAATATTGtttaaatgattataatgtaaaggataattatattatatatatccaagAAAACAACAAAACATATAATTCAGatgatataatttataatctAGATGATGAACAAAAACTACAAAAGTTAGCACACCTAAAATATACAATGAATGATGATGAATATGATAAGAGACCTGATAATATAAGAAACtttctaaaaaaattaagagaaaaaaataaaacacaaACAAATCTATACAACCAACAAGAAGAAGGaaacaataaaattaatgataatgatcCTATTAATTCAtctaatataattaataactCATATGATCAAGAATTATATCAAATAGGAAAAAGATGTAGAATTAAACTAGGGGATAGAAGAGGAATTCTTAAATTTGTtggtaatataaaaaataataatgatatttatGTAGGCGTAGATTTAGATGAACCATTAGGAAATTCAGATGGcatgtataaaaaaacaaaattatttgaatGTAAAGGAGATAAATATGGTTATATAGGTAATATTAATTCTATAGAAGTCGGTGATTTCCCTCCCTTTGATATAATGGACATGGAAGAAttctaa
- a CDS encoding GTPase-activating protein, putative: protein MSELKPLELEYLDKNVKKKKSEKVDKKNNLNKLFISKKHSLKKEGSDNTDVNEHSILENDKNKNVIMNSNKENDNKDAKSIFHSFSINKIFGEKKKDDADNTKNLKKGKKIKTKNDISSANRNTSDKKDKDDMIIDSDRNVNNNMNINNDNNNNNDDNNKNDDNNKNGDNNNKNGDNNKNGDNNNNNNDDNNNNDNNNNNNNNNHNNDDNCYNLHSGNHFDNNNFNDDNNLISLDIENETKFLEDWEVTQKKIYDPTIGLRKHYTNELLSCGEKNNIRILEKWSSMVNRDIVWFHKAHRTTYLRRVKRGIPQKYRWKIWFHITNAKNLYNKFQKKYYYLSKKKSHYTNLILIDISRTFPELLIFDKYAQQQLYRILNAYSNYEPSVGYCQGMNFLVGLLLIISNFNELETFCVLVSLMNNYYLKDFYKEKFPLLNRFIYLFERIMQNEIPDLVDHFNNEEVYPPVYLHQWLLTLFIASLPIKSVIVIWDYLFSTSIKKIIIISVALLKILKSYLMKHKFEKILKLLKSLKYNESNDDILIAKLLIKKSESIILSNELLYLFENIENQDVPFHSHYKFVIDNITTCHFNHIQENINQLNNTNNINSYDPTSGTINNNDNSNNNNNNNDSNNNDSNNSSNNNNNNNMYKRYSHLIHDDNNFVILDGVPLLNFFSNNILKKKNEEELKPTSNLKFRDKKKSLSLKERENMNTFYYKILSSNEKNEKNQNIDNDTINNSSNEVAFHDVASSLKESNSVHNISDEEKRNHKNFKGDINKYYKNYVPSDNCNDNINMSVMEQENEKEDINKISHINKISHINQTNQINQTNQINHIYNINNSHNSVSKCLNEKIKNDHMHEINMFHNNDKEERPSLYHKNDTHIQHSKSNENKNDRNSMSNLKRHAYYFNKEEGEDEMVFDNEMNESKIYDENQMNCHKKENIIVNMNNKECDIYEKKEKIKHIHHEDEDNLENEREEESILNISQYISYNEKETSSKNNNNDNEKNNDNNFGFFSLINSYAKDNSWFDVSTINKYYQFNKKDVDRELDNINTSEKKEDNDTDQVEDANTF, encoded by the coding sequence atgAGTGAATTGAAACCTTTGGAACTTGAGTATTTGGATaagaatgtaaaaaaaaagaaaagcgAAAAAgttgacaaaaaaaataatttgaataaaCTTTTTATTAGTAAAAAGCAcagtttaaaaaaagaaggtTCTGATAATACAGATGTAAATGAACATTCTATAttagaaaatgataaaaataaaaatgttataatgaATAGTAATAAAgagaatgataataaagatgCGAAAAGCATTTTTCATTCATttagtataaataaaatttttggagagaaaaaaaaggaCGACGctgataatacaaaaaatttaaagaaaGGTAAAAAGATTAAGactaaaaatgatataagtAGTGCTAATCGTAACACATCCGATAAGAAGGATAAGGATGATATGATAATAGATAGCGATAGAAATGTGAACAACaacatgaatataaataatgataacaataataataatgatgataataataaaaatgatgacaataataaaaatggtgacaataataataaaaatggtgacaataataaaaatggtgacaataataataataataatgatgacaataataataatgataacaataataataataataataacaatcataataatgatgacaaTTGTTATAATCTTCATAGTGGTAACCATTTTGATAATAACAAttttaatgatgataataatttgatATCTCTCGATATAGAGAATGAAACAAAATTTTTAGAAGACTGGGAGGTTACACAGAAGAAGATATACGATCCAACTATAGGATTAAGAAAGCATTATACTAATGAGCTTTTATCATGCGgagaaaagaataatataagaatacTAGAAAAATGGTCTTCTATGGTTAATAGAGATATTGTATGGTTTCATAAAGCACATAGAACAACTTATTTAAGAAGAGTAAAAAGAGGAATACCACAAAAATATAGATGGAAAATATGGTTCCATATAACAAATGCaaagaatttatataataaatttcaaaagaaatattattatttatctaAAAAGAAATCACATTATAccaatttaatattaatagataTATCAAGAACATTTCcagaattattaatatttgacAAATATGCACAACAACAATTATATAGAATTTTAAATGCATATTCAAATTATGAACCTTCTGTAGGTTATTGTCAAGGTATGAACTTTTTAGTtggattattattaattataagtAATTTTAATGAATTAGAAACATTTTGTGTATTAGTTAGTTtaatgaataattattatttgaaagatttttataaagaaaagTTTCCTCTATTAAAtcgttttatatatttatttgaaagAATAATGCAAAATGAAATACCAGATTTAGTAgatcattttaataatgaagaagtaTATCCACCTGTCTATTTACATCAATGGCTTCTCACATTATTTATAGCTAGCTTACCCATAAAAAGTGTTATAGTAATATGGGATTATTTATTCAGCACAAgtatcaaaaaaattattattatatcagTAGCACtcttgaaaatattaaaaagttatttaatgaaacataaatttgaaaaaattcttaaattattaaaatcattaaaatataatgaaagtaatgatgatatattaatagcTAAGTTACTTATTAAAAAATCCGAGTCAATTATATTAAGTAATgagttattatatttatttgaaaatattgaaaatcaGGATGTCCCATTCCATAGTCACTACAAATTTGTAatagataatataacaaCATGTCATTTTAATCATAtacaagaaaatataaatcaattaaacaatacaaataatattaatagttatGACCCTACAAGTGGTACTATaaacaataatgataatagtaataataataataataataatgatagtaataataatgatagtaataatagtagcaacaataataataataataatatgtataaacgCTATAGTCATTTGATACATGATGATAACAATTTTGTTATACTCGATGGAGTTCCTTTGctcaattttttttctaataatattttaaaaaaaaaaaatgaagaagaattaAAACCTACCTCCAACCTTAAATTcagagataaaaaaaaatcccTGTCCTTAAAAGAAAGagaaaatatgaatacattctattataaaattttaagtagtaatgaaaaaaacgaaaaaaatcaaaatatcgACAATGATACaattaataatagtagtaatgAGGTAGCATTTCATGATGTAGCTAGCTCATTAAAAGAAAGTAATTCTGTTCATAATATATCTGATGAGGAAAAGAgaaatcataaaaattttaaaggagatattaataaatactataaaaattatgtacCATCGGATAActgtaatgataatattaatatgtctGTTATGGaacaagaaaatgaaaaggaagatataaataaaataagtcatataaataaaataagtcatataaatcaaacaaatcaaataaatcaaacaaatcaaataaatcatatttataatatcaacAATTCTCACAATTCTGTATCCAAAtgtttaaatgaaaaaataaaaaatgatcacATGCATGAAATTAATATGtttcataataatgataaagagGAACGTCCCTCCTTATATCATAAAAACGATACACATATTCAACATTCTAAATCAaatgaaaacaaaaatgaTAGGAATAGTATGAGCAACTTAAAAAGACatgcatattattttaataaagaaGAGGGAGAAGACGAAATGGTATTCGATAACGAAATGAATGAGTCCAAAATTTATGATGAGAATCAAATGAATTGtcataaaaaggaaaatattattgtaaatatgaataataaagaatgtgatatatatgaaaaaaaagagaaaataaaacatatacatcATGAAGATGAAGATAATTTAGAAAATGAAAGAGAAGAAGAaagtattttaaatatatcgcAATATATTagttataatgaaaaagaaacatcatcaaaaaataataacaatgataatgaaaaaaataatgataataattttggtTTCTTTAGTTTAATTAATTCATATGCTAAAGATAATAGTTGGTTTGATGTCTccacaataaataaatattatcaatttaataaaaaggatGTTGATCGAGAACTTGACAATATAAATACTAGTGAAAAAAAGGAAGATAATGACACAGATCAGGTAGAAGATGCTAacacattttaa